A segment of the Coffea arabica cultivar ET-39 chromosome 8c, Coffea Arabica ET-39 HiFi, whole genome shotgun sequence genome:
TCTCAAATGTTCTGACCTGCAAGATAACAAGAGCACTTGAATGTATAAGATAAGGTTATTACAGGGTGAAATATGTTGCAAAACCTTGCCAAAAACTGGAGTTGTAAACACTTTAGCAATACAGTTCCCTTAGctaaagaaaatacagaaaagaaaaacctaaAACAACGATCCCTGCAAAAATATGTCAATAACTGTAATTGGTGTCATTAAGTATGTATGTTGCTTCGGGATTTCAGAATCTATTTGATAGAAATGGATATAAAAGTTTACCAAAGATTTTAGGCAGTCCCAGTCATCAGCAAGAGGATGGCCGGCTGGCCGGACAGAGTTCAGTATCTCAGAACCTTTCTCAATTCCAAACAAAAGCTTTCCAATTAGTTTCACGCTATTGTCAATATGCATTCTGTGTGACATAGCTTCAACAACCTGCTTCTGAGCTTCAACTTTCCTCGCAGAACCTTCAGGAGCCTTGCGGAACTACAAGCATGAAAAAAGTAAACAGCAAAGTCAGCCACATCTTGGGAAGGAATTTAAGCTTTTGCACTATTATCTCCCCCTCGTTACGAAAGGGGACCATTCTAATTCACCCAGTTGAGGATTTCTGGCCTGTTCTCATGAAACAAAAAATTACTAGTATAATTTTGGCTAGTTCTCTTGTTTACCCTACAATAATACAACATGAGCACATTCTTAATTAATACCCTGTTCTAACCAACAATCTTTATACTAATCAGCACTTAGTTCTATAAAACTAGGGAGCAAATAAATCTCCAAGAAACACTTTTCGTTCCTGCATAGCAGTGGAGCCAAATGTCTTAACTTCTTTTCAATCTACCATGGGCTGAGGGGCAGATTTACCCTTGTCCTGCTCCACATCACTGTTATAACTCATAAACTAAAACTTGGACATCACAAGAAAAGCATCAAAATAACTCAATGCACTACAAGGAAGCTGTAATACCTTGTCCCAGAAATGCAACAGATCAGCGTCACGTTGATTTACAGCTTTTGAAGATGGCCGTAGGGAATTTTCATCCACAAAAGTGTAATTATCATTTGCAGGGTTGGTACCCATGTAGAGGAAAAGATCCTCCAAACTCAGCTTTAGGTCACCATATTGCATAACATGGGAGCCATAAGCTGAATTACTGCTTGAGGTTCTCTTTTTAACCTGCCAATTTCAAGCATTTTGAAATCACAACATGGTACTTGCTAATTGTTTTGAGTAATGAAACATAAAATGTTCCTTTCAATGTAATTTAAAATGAGGAACAAGCCCTTACCAGGTGATATTGCTGCTTCAGAGTTTCAGTGTGCAAATTGTGTATCTCGCTGTAGAAGGAAAAACTATTATGATGAGCACcaaaaacaaacaaagaaaacagaaatCATGTAGACCACTTTGTTTGTTAGAGAGTAAAAAATACCCAATAACTATATTCAAATGTTACACCTCCAATTCAAGTCCATATATTGTATTCAATTGTGgctcattggcacttttcttcATCATACTAGTGATATGTAAAAGACAGTAGTATCATGATCACACCAACATGAAACCTTTAAAAGATTAGCATTTAAAACAAGTATATCTCCAGATTAATCTCTGAAATCACAGTTAATAATATGCACAAGCGGCTAGGATATTTCAATACCAGTCAAACATACCTGTCTTCCATCCAAGCAACGCTATACAAGTCACCCAAGCAGGTCTCATATTCTGGGGGAGGGCTAGGATACTCTCCAGGGCAATAGGTCCCCCAGCTACTTTCCTCAGCATTTGATGCTGTGGTAGCATATATATTTAGATCTTCAGGAAGAAGTCCCTCAAATATACTTCCTGACTCGCAAGCTTCTAGGTAGAAAACCTAGATATTGATAACAGTATCCAACACATTTTAGACTTCAGTAACCATCTATGCACTCTCTTTGAGCATGGGATAATTCACAAGGAAAtgtaaaaaggaaagaatataTACCAGACTTTTATATGTGCCAGAAGCATGCTTCTTTTTCAAGACTTCATTCAGATCGTCTGCATAGAGATAAGGACCCGACGGCGTCCCTGATTGCATgccaaaataaaagtaaatatcCTAAAGTCCAAGTTATTGATCCATGGCATGATTTTAAATGACCACAATGTTatcaataaaacaaaaaaaaaaatcctacagTCCAAGTTATTGATCAACGACACAGCATTAAGTGACAAAAATATAatcaaccaaaattttttttggagtttAAACTTCAACTTTATGTGGATAATGTAGATTTCACTATTTTTCTTTCAGATGATGGACATATGCTTTGACCGTACATAGGATTCAAattccaaaataataaaggaaaCAAACAAGTAGACCATCCAACACAAAGGAAAAGTATTGCAAATCTATCATTTCAAAGCCTAAAATTATAAATTAGAACTGTATTATAGGACATGAAAtataaaaattagtttttgaccATCCCACAAATTTCCCCAGGTACACAAAATTTGGGATAGAAGAAAAGGTTTATGCAAAAGAAACGATGTATTAAAGGAATACAATTTTCCCAAGCTACAACCAAAAATCATAGGTACGTCTCTTATTTTGAAATGGAGAGGCTTCCTATCTGCCggggtttctttttcttttttttccccttcctaTAATAGGTCAAGTACCATCATAGAATGGTGCTTAAGGACCAATCTCTAGTAAGGAAAGCATAAGTGGCAGATGCAGCTTTCTAATTAGCAAAACTAGAATGTGACCCATTTTTGGGAATTTAGACAGTCGAAAAGAACATCATCACAAAATGATTTAAGGGATGAGTTAACTGCCAATAAGAAGAGATCTTAAAGGTAATTACCAAGAACCCCAGGACCACCATGATCTGTATAGTAGATAAATATATGATCATTTGGACCACTGTCCACAACCTTGCCACTACCCCCAGTAATTGCAGTTTTGTCCCCCAGGATAGCAGCTAAAAAGTTTTTGGCATTAACATCATCTCCAGTATAGTCCTGCCACACATGGGTGCATCAAGTCTCAATAGAAAATATTAGAATTCTACAAGAAATTCATTCttcaggaagaagaagaagaagaagaaacctTTGGGACTCCTTGATAGACATCAGCACCATGAGGGCTGTTAATGATAACTCCAGGCCTAGGGTTCTCTTCATTGTAAGCAATATCATCGTACATGAAGACAACAATATTTTCATCCTTAAGACCTCCCCTCTTCAGGATTTGATAGGCATGACAAACATCAGCCTAGATCAAAGAACCATCAAATCGTTAAAATGCTAACTaagtaaaacaagaaaataactCGTATCCTCTATAAAGATGGGGTCAAGACAACATTACAGCAGGAATTATTAAGCAAGAGTTGTACTTATGAACACCAACATTGCACTTCATTAACAGATAGACTACATTAAAGACCATAGTATCAATAAACACAATTGTACATATTTCAGTGTCATGGTATGCGAGTGTCCTTCTAAacagacattaacaatcttccttTTTCAACAAATTGTCAACCATAACAACTATAGTACCAAAGTTCTTCACAGATCCAGAACAAAAAAGTCTAATTTATTAGCTGAAAgaagtaattaaacaattcCATGGCGGTAAAAATCACAAAAGCCTCGAGTCTCCAAGAGTGGAAtcccatgtttgaaaaagaaaCCTAGCCACCTTAGGCAAGCATGTTTAGAGTAGAAATAGGAATTTCCTCTTCCAGATTCACTAGCACAATAAGACAAAATCACAGCATCTCAAATCAATTAGTTCTTCCAGCCAAAAACAAACATGTAGCCCGCATAAGCAATTAGAGATTCTTAACGTTGTAGAAAACAGGTATGCAGCCCCAATATTGTCTGTTGGCCCAAAAAACGAACTAACAATGGTAAAGATTTAGACAGAAAGTGTAACAGAAGCCTTTACTTTTTCAGATATCCAAACAATAATTACTCTTCAACAGCCAAAACTGGAGCTTTCCTTGTCTTAGATTCTAAAACGTGGATACTATATCCTACACTGCCAGTATTACCTTGTGCTGAAAACCTCGGTTATATAGCCCAAAatcattttttccccttctatGGAACATAACTCAAAAAGGCTTAGATACAGGACATCAAGCCTGAGCTGagcaaccaaaaagaaaaaaatttcccaCACTTAAGAAAAGCAGCTTCACTCCTTAAAAGCCTTTTAACAGTAATCAAGTTAATATTATGTACCACGTAATTCAGTTCCTAATCAGATGAAACATGAAAACTTTATCATTGTCTCAGCTGACAATGTCACAAGGATTTAATTATCCTTAACCATTCTCAGCTGTAGCAAAAATCATGAAACTATGAAGCCTTTCAATTTATCTGGAACCCAAATTCTTAATCCAAATAATCCTTTAAAAAAATCCGTTcttgtttttttgttaaggggAAAAAAACGTTGCTCTGCAGCTCGATCATCAGGAGtatacttcaaaaaaaaaaaacaatcttaCGACAAATAAACTCAATGGAGAAAAATTCAGCAAAATAAAACAATTCGTCAAAAGTACAGATTTGATCACCTGGTGCCGGTAATTCCAGTAACCGTTGGATCCGGCAATCAGAACAGCCCATCTGGTCCCCACTGAGTCGCCACCGGCGTCGCTCCTCTCCTTGGGATGGAAAAAATCGGCAATTTCCGACGGTAACTTTAGGAAGTTATCACGAGCCTCAGCAACGGCGATGATCGAAAGTGCAAGGAGGAGCAAGGCAGCGGTAGCGTACCGCATCATTTTGGATTGCTGTCTCTGGTTATGGAAAGAGAGGTGAAGTTAGGTATAGAAAATTCGAAGTTGGGATGCTATATGGCATACCCTCCATATTTATAGAGATAAATCTTAATTTCAATTTGCCCCTTCCAAAGATGTCAATTATCACTCTGCTTTTACCAAAAATTAGTTGTCTTTATCCATACCCTTCAAcatttttataataattttttgctcAAGAGAACAATTaaaaatgatttttcctttttaaaggTAAGTGTTTCTTAGACTACTTAGAAATAGGAATTTTAATGGCCCTTATTACTTTAGAAACGACAAAGATATTTACTTGCACATgccttttatgttttaattg
Coding sequences within it:
- the LOC113704025 gene encoding vacuolar-processing enzyme, with product MMRYATAALLLLALSIIAVAEARDNFLKLPSEIADFFHPKERSDAGGDSVGTRWAVLIAGSNGYWNYRHQADVCHAYQILKRGGLKDENIVVFMYDDIAYNEENPRPGVIINSPHGADVYQGVPKDYTGDDVNAKNFLAAILGDKTAITGGSGKVVDSGPNDHIFIYYTDHGGPGVLGTPSGPYLYADDLNEVLKKKHASGTYKSLVFYLEACESGSIFEGLLPEDLNIYATTASNAEESSWGTYCPGEYPSPPPEYETCLGDLYSVAWMEDSEIHNLHTETLKQQYHLVKKRTSSSNSAYGSHVMQYGDLKLSLEDLFLYMGTNPANDNYTFVDENSLRPSSKAVNQRDADLLHFWDKFRKAPEGSARKVEAQKQVVEAMSHRMHIDNSVKLIGKLLFGIEKGSEILNSVRPAGHPLADDWDCLKSLVRTFETHCGSLSQYGMKHMRSIANICNAGIKKDQMAEAAAQACVSLPSNSWSSLHRGFSA